A single Cnuibacter physcomitrellae DNA region contains:
- a CDS encoding MarR family winged helix-turn-helix transcriptional regulator, with protein MADSARDATALAATHGIPEPTTLGTQLREILTLAHAFERRLGSHLSVNPTDLAAMEHLIEEGPLTPSDLATRLGISTAASTLVVDRLVSLGHVSRSPHPHDRRKIVVVPSPDSIARAMSELVPVISSVNDVVASLDPEERETIERFLGRVADVYRSAVDAP; from the coding sequence ATGGCCGACAGCGCGCGAGACGCGACCGCACTCGCGGCGACGCACGGCATCCCCGAGCCGACCACCCTCGGTACCCAGCTGCGCGAGATCCTCACGCTGGCGCACGCCTTCGAGCGGCGACTCGGGTCGCATCTCTCGGTGAACCCCACCGATCTCGCGGCGATGGAGCACCTCATCGAGGAGGGGCCCCTCACCCCGAGCGACCTGGCCACACGCCTCGGCATCTCGACGGCCGCGTCGACCCTCGTCGTCGACCGGCTCGTCTCGCTCGGGCACGTGTCGCGCAGCCCGCATCCGCACGACCGTCGGAAGATCGTCGTCGTGCCCTCGCCCGACTCGATCGCCAGGGCGATGAGCGAACTCGTCCCCGTCATCTCGAGCGTGAACGACGTCGTCGCCTCGCTCGACCCGGAGGAGCGCGAGACGATCGAGCGCTTCCTCGGTCGGGTGGCGGATGTCTACCGCTCGGCGGTCGACGCCCCCTGA
- a CDS encoding phage holin family protein: protein MRRFLVSLVANAIALWLTTLIVSGGIHLDSYDSGVLPSILTLLLVALIFGVVNGILGSIIRVVAFPLYILTLGLLALIVNGLLLMLVSWLSTTIFGFGLVVDGFWWAVLGALVMAILSAIIGAILRPLARSRRDR from the coding sequence ATGCGCAGATTCCTCGTGTCGCTCGTGGCCAACGCGATCGCCCTCTGGCTGACGACACTGATCGTGAGCGGAGGCATCCATCTCGATTCCTACGACTCCGGTGTCCTGCCGTCGATCCTGACCCTCCTGCTGGTCGCCTTGATCTTCGGAGTCGTCAACGGCATCCTCGGCTCGATCATCCGGGTCGTCGCCTTCCCGCTGTACATCCTCACGCTCGGCCTCCTCGCGCTCATCGTGAACGGACTGCTGCTCATGCTCGTGAGCTGGCTGTCGACGACGATCTTCGGCTTCGGCCTCGTGGTCGACGGGTTCTGGTGGGCGGTGCTCGGGGCCCTCGTGATGGCGATCCTGTCCGCCATCATCGGCGCGATCCTGCGGCCGCTCGCCCGGAGCCGCCGCGACCGCTGA
- a CDS encoding dienelactone hydrolase family protein produces MTLQILSERRLDGDLLERSLLVGDVPGILWMPPLDPSGSAPLILLGHPGGLDAQHPRLIARARRSAQDGFASAALELPGSGSRPRLSALEEARAELRTALGAREPVADATVDRLVLPLVDAAVPECRAALDALSALPGLGGPVGYSGGIISLGVRLALADPRIAAAVLFAGSWIPRVILEEARAMRIPIHMLLQWDDVDNPRQAALDLFDAFGSPEKSLAANLGGHTGVPAYAGDEAARFLARHLGVASSRAA; encoded by the coding sequence ATGACCTTGCAGATCCTCTCCGAACGCCGACTCGACGGCGATCTCCTCGAACGCTCCCTCCTCGTGGGCGACGTCCCGGGCATCCTGTGGATGCCTCCCCTCGATCCCTCGGGGTCCGCCCCGCTGATCCTCCTCGGTCATCCCGGCGGTCTCGACGCCCAGCATCCTCGACTGATCGCGCGCGCCCGGCGCAGCGCGCAGGACGGGTTCGCGAGCGCGGCCCTCGAGCTGCCCGGCAGTGGCTCTCGGCCGCGGCTGTCGGCGCTAGAGGAAGCGCGGGCGGAGCTTCGGACGGCTCTCGGGGCGCGCGAGCCGGTGGCCGACGCCACGGTGGACCGGCTCGTCCTGCCGCTCGTCGACGCCGCCGTGCCCGAGTGCCGTGCGGCGCTCGACGCGTTGTCCGCGCTCCCGGGGCTCGGCGGCCCCGTCGGGTACTCGGGCGGGATCATCTCGCTCGGCGTCCGGCTCGCCCTCGCTGATCCTCGGATCGCCGCGGCCGTGCTCTTCGCCGGCAGCTGGATCCCGCGGGTCATCCTCGAGGAGGCCCGCGCCATGCGCATCCCGATCCACATGCTGCTGCAGTGGGACGACGTCGACAATCCTCGCCAGGCCGCGCTCGACCTCTTCGACGCGTTCGGCTCGCCGGAGAAGTCGCTCGCGGCGAACCTGGGCGGCCACACGGGCGTCCCCGCGTACGCGGGCGACGAGGCCGCGAGGTTCCTCGCCCGCCACCTCGGCGTCGCCTCTTCCCGCGCGGCATAG
- a CDS encoding low molecular weight protein-tyrosine-phosphatase yields the protein MKAMADPFRICMVCTGNICRSPIAEVVLRRMAEDAGLGDAIRVTSAGTGEWHVGEQADPRTLAALEDAGYDGRTHRARQFDPSWFDDLDLVVALDRSHERILRSWARSDEDRSKIRLLLSFDPEARGASDVADPYYGDAAMFDAVLAEIERADRALFHQIAPAMRATHHDERPTVSPS from the coding sequence ATGAAGGCCATGGCCGATCCGTTCCGCATCTGCATGGTGTGCACCGGGAACATCTGCCGGTCCCCGATCGCCGAGGTGGTCCTCCGCCGCATGGCCGAGGATGCCGGTCTCGGCGACGCGATCCGCGTCACGTCCGCCGGCACGGGTGAGTGGCACGTCGGCGAGCAGGCCGACCCGCGCACCCTCGCGGCGCTCGAGGACGCCGGCTACGACGGCCGCACGCACCGGGCGCGGCAGTTCGACCCGAGCTGGTTCGACGACCTCGACCTCGTCGTCGCCCTCGACCGCAGCCACGAGCGGATCCTGCGCTCCTGGGCCCGATCCGACGAGGACCGCTCCAAGATCCGCCTGCTGCTCTCCTTCGATCCGGAGGCGCGCGGCGCGTCCGACGTCGCGGACCCCTACTACGGCGATGCGGCGATGTTCGATGCGGTGCTCGCCGAGATCGAGCGCGCCGATCGAGCCCTGTTCCACCAGATCGCGCCCGCCATGCGGGCGACGCACCACGACGAAAGGCCGACGGTCAGCCCCTCATGA
- the rplI gene encoding 50S ribosomal protein L9: MSKLILTHEVTGLGSAGDVVDVKNGYARNYLIPQGFAVAWSRGGEKQVEQIKSARAARELATLEEAQSLKAKLEDTTVKLTVKAGKEGRLFGSVKTSDIADAVSAAGIGDLDRRKIEIPTAIKSVGTHEATVRLRDDISASITLQVVAAK; the protein is encoded by the coding sequence ATGTCGAAACTCATCCTCACCCACGAGGTGACCGGGCTCGGCTCCGCCGGTGACGTCGTCGACGTCAAGAACGGCTACGCCCGCAACTACCTCATCCCTCAGGGCTTCGCCGTGGCGTGGAGCCGCGGTGGCGAGAAGCAGGTCGAGCAGATCAAGTCGGCCCGCGCCGCTCGTGAGCTCGCCACCCTCGAGGAGGCGCAGTCGCTCAAGGCCAAGCTGGAGGACACCACCGTCAAGCTGACCGTCAAGGCCGGCAAGGAGGGTCGTCTCTTCGGCTCGGTGAAGACCTCCGACATCGCGGACGCGGTGTCGGCGGCCGGCATCGGCGACCTCGACCGTCGCAAGATCGAGATCCCGACCGCCATCAAGTCGGTCGGCACCCACGAGGCCACGGTGCGTCTCCGCGACGACATCTCCGCCTCGATCACCCTCCAGGTGGTCGCAGCAAAGTAG
- a CDS encoding epoxide hydrolase family protein: MTKAVEFAPRVGDDELEELRARLRWTRWPDVIEGSGWTRGIDVVWLRDLCAYWADGFDWRAQEDALNRLPRHLVEVGGLRIHVVHALSAGNGDGRHGTPLLLCHGWPDSFWRYTKVIGPLTEAGYDVIVPDMPGFGYSEAPRDRVLDSRAVAALWAELMTTLGYDRFLVAGGDIGSHVARYLALDHPERVAAVHRTDAGLPPATLDPSTLSDPERVWMARASEWSAAEGAYAAMQRTKPDTAAVGLTDSPAGVAAWILEKLHAWSDLGPGGALEDVYSRDELLTAVSIYWHTGTIASSLRMYQANAAIPAEQLMRRVEVPSGFSLYPGDIATPPDEWLQRMAEVARVTRPERGGHFAPFEVPESYVTEITSFFEPYRP, translated from the coding sequence ATGACGAAGGCGGTGGAGTTCGCGCCACGGGTGGGCGACGACGAGCTCGAGGAGCTCAGGGCGCGGTTGCGGTGGACGCGGTGGCCCGACGTGATCGAGGGATCCGGGTGGACGCGCGGCATCGACGTCGTGTGGCTGCGCGACCTCTGCGCGTACTGGGCCGACGGCTTCGACTGGCGTGCCCAGGAGGATGCGCTCAACCGGCTGCCGAGGCACCTCGTCGAGGTCGGCGGTCTGCGCATCCATGTCGTGCACGCCCTGAGCGCGGGGAACGGGGACGGACGGCACGGCACTCCCCTGCTGCTCTGTCACGGCTGGCCCGACTCGTTCTGGCGCTACACGAAGGTCATCGGCCCGCTGACGGAGGCGGGCTACGACGTGATCGTGCCCGACATGCCCGGCTTCGGGTACTCCGAGGCACCCCGGGATCGCGTGCTCGACTCTCGGGCCGTCGCCGCGCTGTGGGCCGAGCTCATGACCACGCTGGGCTACGACCGGTTCCTCGTCGCCGGGGGCGACATCGGCAGCCACGTCGCCCGCTACCTCGCCCTTGATCATCCTGAGAGGGTCGCCGCAGTGCACAGGACGGATGCGGGACTCCCGCCGGCCACGCTGGATCCGTCGACGCTGTCCGACCCCGAGCGGGTGTGGATGGCGCGGGCGAGCGAGTGGAGTGCCGCCGAGGGCGCGTACGCGGCCATGCAGCGCACCAAGCCCGACACGGCCGCCGTCGGCCTGACGGACTCTCCCGCGGGGGTGGCCGCCTGGATCCTGGAGAAGCTGCACGCCTGGAGCGACCTCGGCCCCGGCGGTGCGCTGGAGGACGTGTACTCGCGCGACGAGCTGCTCACGGCGGTCTCGATCTACTGGCACACCGGGACCATCGCGTCCTCGCTCCGCATGTATCAGGCGAACGCCGCCATCCCCGCGGAGCAGCTGATGCGGCGCGTGGAGGTGCCGTCGGGCTTCTCCCTCTACCCCGGAGACATCGCCACGCCGCCGGACGAGTGGCTGCAGCGGATGGCGGAGGTCGCCCGGGTGACGAGACCGGAACGCGGCGGCCACTTCGCGCCGTTCGAGGTGCCGGAGTCGTACGTGACGGAGATCACGTCGTTCTTCGAACCGTACCGGCCGTGA
- the dnaB gene encoding replicative DNA helicase, translating into MSIAHLGLESRQGNDSRGPATDRVPPHDLLAEQSALGGMLLSKDAVADVVETVRSVDFYIPKHEVIFEAVLNLYSHGEPTDVIAVTDELTKTGELTRAGGAEYLHTLTSLVPTAANAGFYASIVAEKAVLRRLVEAGTRIVQMGYASEGEVIDLVNNAQAEIYNVNGGVETEDYVPLSNAVTAAMDEIEAAAGKDGQMTGVPTGFADLDNLTNGFHPGQMIIVAARPALGKSTLALDFARAAAIKNDMPAIFFSLEMGRSEIAMRLLSAEASVPLQSMRKGKVDSRDWTTIASTRGRINDAPLYIDDSPNMSLVEIRAKCRRLKQKVGLKLVVIDYLQLMTSGKRVESRQQEVSEFSRALKLMAKELQVPVIALSQLNRGPEQRADKKPAISDLRESGSLEQDADMVILLHREGAYDKDNPRAGEADFIVAKHRNGPTDTITVGFHGHFSRFADMPAI; encoded by the coding sequence GTGTCGATCGCTCACCTCGGTCTCGAGTCCCGTCAGGGCAACGATTCCCGTGGTCCCGCGACCGACCGCGTCCCTCCGCACGACCTCCTCGCCGAGCAGAGCGCTCTCGGCGGCATGCTGCTGAGCAAGGATGCCGTGGCCGACGTCGTGGAGACGGTCCGCTCGGTCGACTTCTACATCCCGAAGCACGAGGTCATCTTCGAGGCCGTGCTCAACCTGTACTCGCACGGTGAGCCCACCGACGTCATCGCCGTCACCGACGAGCTGACCAAGACGGGCGAGCTCACCCGAGCGGGCGGCGCCGAGTACCTCCACACGCTCACCAGCCTCGTTCCCACGGCCGCCAACGCGGGCTTCTACGCCTCGATTGTCGCCGAGAAGGCCGTGCTCCGACGCCTCGTCGAGGCCGGCACGCGCATCGTGCAGATGGGATACGCGAGCGAGGGCGAGGTCATCGACCTCGTCAACAACGCGCAGGCCGAGATCTACAACGTCAACGGCGGTGTCGAGACCGAGGACTACGTGCCGCTCTCCAACGCCGTCACCGCGGCGATGGACGAGATCGAGGCCGCCGCCGGCAAGGACGGTCAGATGACCGGCGTGCCCACGGGCTTCGCCGACCTCGACAACCTCACCAACGGCTTCCACCCCGGCCAGATGATCATCGTGGCCGCGCGACCGGCCCTCGGAAAGTCGACGCTCGCTCTCGACTTCGCGCGTGCCGCCGCCATCAAGAACGACATGCCCGCCATCTTCTTCTCCCTCGAGATGGGTCGCAGCGAGATCGCGATGCGTCTGCTGTCGGCCGAGGCGTCGGTCCCCCTGCAGAGCATGCGCAAGGGCAAGGTCGACTCGCGGGACTGGACGACGATCGCCTCGACGCGCGGCCGCATCAACGACGCTCCGCTCTACATCGACGACAGCCCCAACATGTCGCTCGTCGAGATCCGGGCCAAGTGCCGTCGGCTCAAGCAGAAGGTGGGCCTCAAGCTCGTCGTCATCGACTACCTCCAGCTGATGACCTCGGGCAAGCGCGTCGAGAGCCGTCAGCAGGAGGTCAGCGAGTTCTCGCGTGCCCTCAAGCTCATGGCGAAGGAGCTCCAGGTGCCGGTCATCGCCCTCTCGCAGCTGAACCGTGGTCCCGAGCAGCGCGCCGACAAGAAGCCCGCGATCAGCGACCTCCGCGAGTCCGGATCGCTCGAGCAGGACGCCGACATGGTGATCCTCCTCCACCGTGAGGGCGCCTACGACAAGGACAACCCCCGCGCCGGCGAGGCCGACTTCATCGTCGCGAAGCACCGCAACGGCCCCACCGACACCATCACCGTCGGCTTCCACGGCCACTTCTCTCGCTTCGCCGACATGCCCGCGATCTAG
- the purB gene encoding adenylosuccinate lyase, which produces MTLPPQPISPLDGRYRPAVQALGDHLSEAGLNRARVLVEIDWLIYLTDHGMFGTTPLTQEQQRSLRSLVDGFDQASIDELASLEATTRHDVKAVEYFIRRRLDELGLTSIAELTHFACTSEDINNLSYALTIRSAVSSVWLPAFDAVIAELTRQAELYRDAPMLAHTHGQPATPTTMGKELAVFVHRLQRVRAQIVATEYLGKFSGATATFAAHLAADPDADWQAISNEFVTSLGLTWNPLTTQIESHDWQAELYARISHANRILHNLCTDVWTYISMGYFTQIPVEGATGSSTMPHKVNPIRFENAEANLELSSALLDSLASTLVTSRLQRDLTDSSAQRNIGVALGHSVLALDNIRGGLGQISLNTAALEADLDSNWEVLGEAIQTVVRAEVTEGRSSIADPYALLKELTRGRRVGAAEMAEFIRGLDIGDAAKERLLALTPARYVGLASQLVDHLAD; this is translated from the coding sequence ATGACCCTCCCCCCTCAGCCCATCAGCCCGCTCGACGGCCGCTACCGTCCCGCCGTCCAGGCGCTCGGCGACCACCTGTCCGAGGCGGGCCTCAACCGCGCTCGCGTCCTGGTCGAGATCGACTGGCTGATCTACCTCACCGACCACGGCATGTTCGGCACCACCCCGCTGACCCAGGAGCAGCAGCGGTCGCTGCGCTCCCTCGTGGACGGCTTCGACCAGGCGTCGATCGACGAGCTCGCCTCCCTCGAGGCGACCACCCGCCACGACGTGAAGGCCGTCGAGTACTTCATCCGCCGGCGTCTGGACGAGCTGGGCCTGACCTCGATCGCCGAGCTCACCCACTTCGCCTGCACGAGCGAGGACATCAACAACCTCTCCTACGCGCTCACGATCCGCTCGGCCGTCTCCTCGGTGTGGCTCCCCGCGTTCGACGCGGTGATCGCCGAGCTCACCCGCCAGGCCGAGCTCTACCGGGATGCGCCCATGCTGGCGCACACCCACGGCCAGCCGGCGACCCCGACCACCATGGGCAAGGAGCTCGCGGTGTTCGTCCACCGCCTGCAGCGGGTCCGGGCCCAGATCGTCGCGACGGAGTACCTCGGCAAGTTCAGCGGCGCGACCGCGACGTTCGCCGCCCACCTCGCCGCCGACCCGGATGCGGACTGGCAGGCGATCTCGAACGAGTTCGTCACCTCGCTCGGGCTCACGTGGAACCCGCTGACGACGCAGATCGAGTCGCACGACTGGCAGGCGGAGCTGTACGCGCGGATCAGCCACGCCAACCGCATCCTGCACAACCTCTGCACCGACGTGTGGACGTACATCTCGATGGGCTACTTCACCCAGATCCCGGTCGAGGGCGCGACGGGCTCGTCGACGATGCCCCACAAGGTGAACCCCATCCGCTTCGAGAACGCGGAGGCGAACCTCGAGCTCTCCAGCGCGCTCCTGGACTCCCTCGCCTCGACGCTCGTGACCTCGCGGCTCCAGCGCGACCTCACCGACTCGTCCGCACAGCGGAACATCGGTGTCGCGCTCGGCCACTCGGTGCTCGCGCTCGACAACATCCGCGGCGGCCTCGGACAGATCTCCCTCAACACGGCGGCGCTCGAGGCCGACCTCGACTCCAACTGGGAGGTGCTCGGCGAGGCCATCCAGACCGTGGTCCGCGCCGAGGTCACCGAGGGCCGATCGTCGATCGCCGACCCCTACGCCCTGTTGAAGGAGCTGACCCGCGGCCGTCGCGTCGGCGCCGCGGAGATGGCGGAGTTCATCCGGGGCCTCGACATCGGCGACGCCGCCAAGGAGCGGCTGCTCGCGCTCACCCCCGCGCGCTACGTCGGGCTCGCCTCGCAGCTCGTCGACCACCTCGCCGACTGA